The following DNA comes from Serinus canaria isolate serCan28SL12 chromosome 1A, serCan2020, whole genome shotgun sequence.
CACTGCCTCAGCAGTGCTCTTTCCTGTCTCCCCAGACTGAGcagtctgtgtgtctgtggttATTCATCCCCTCAAACACGCACGGCTACTATAAAGACAAATGGGACACAACTGTGAGCAAGATGGAATACTTTCcataagaaaggaaaaggacagtGTTGTGAGAGAGCCTGGCTTCACTATTGAGCAAGAAATAGTTGAGGAAGGGTGAACTTGTGAACTGAAGTGTAAGAGATGTGGCTTCCTTCTGACAGAGCAAAGTACATCTCTGGATCCCTCTTGATTTTAGGTGAGGTTCAAATGACAGTATTTCCCTGCTTTGCAGGATTAATTTGAGAAAAATGTAGTCTAAGAAAACTTTGGTGCATTACAAGTGTACACTCATTTGAATTTATCTACTGAGCACGTAGATAGACAGAAATGTTATTAGCAGCCAGGGCCATCACTTAATCCATAGCCCTTATTGCTTGTAAGACTAGAGGACAGTTGGGGATTCTGTCTTCTAAGACACAAGAATCCAAGAGATTCTGCCTACTACCATACAGGATGAACACCAAAGAAGCCATGATTCAACCTTATACTGTCCAGTCTTCTTCTTTGGTGCCAGATGATAGTGAAATAAGCCATGCCActgagctgggtttgggcaGACCTGAGTATCTCTTCTTACACTCACTGATCTTGCCTGGATAGGAAGCCAGGGAAATGGTTCACCCCAATGAATGTAAACACTTAAACCTGATCCACTTTGGACTCTGTTCTCTCATTTTTAGCTGGTGCTTTAATCACAGCTCTCTCCATGCCATCACTGTCTTTGTAAAAGTGTCAAGCCGAGTAATTTCTTATTCCACTTTACAGACCACAGTTGATGTTTGTGTTTTTAGTTGGACAGGTGAACTACCCAAAGGTTGCAGACAATTCCTCCTTTGATGAGGACAGCAGTGATGCActctccccagagcagccagccagccatgaGTCCCAAGGCTCTGTCCCATCGCCGATGGACTCCCGGATTTGTGAACCTCTCCCTAGCACCACTGGTACATCACTAGCTCAGGTGAGAATGTGGAGGCCTCTTGCAGTGCCCTGGAGCTTCATGCTGATTTGTGGCAGAGGAGCCTAAAAAGTGAGACTAAGGCTTCCCTTGGAGGTACAGTCTGTGAGATTTCACAAGGGGTCTTAGCTTCGCGTGCTGTCAGTGACGTCCTCCTCTGGTTATTCACAAACCCTCAAGTTGGTGCCTTGTGGGCAAGTGGGCAGCCATTGCTTGGGGATACAGCCTATGTGCAactgatcccagcaggaaatGCTGGGAGATACAGGTGCTGGattttgattccttttctgCCCTAAGAAGTTGTACTGCTTTTTAAGGACAACCGAAGCAGTGCGTTAAAGGCATCCGATTAAAAATTTGAAGCCTATGCTCCTTCTTTCTAAGTGGACATTTCCTGCACTCTGTTAAACTATTTCCCTCCTCTTGTGTGTATTCATTATGCCTTTatctgtccctgcagggttCATCCCAGTTGCAGATTAGTGCAGACTCCAGTGAAACTCTTTTCCTACCTGAGCAGCCACCTCCACCACTGCCACCTCCACCTCTTCTGCCCCCTAGTCTTACCAATGGAGTGGCTCTTACTGCTGCCAAGCCCCCACCAACACTCATTAAGGTACTATGTTGGCTGATGTCTTCATTGTTGTAGTCTGAAGGAAGATAAGAAGGTTGCTTTTAAGAAGGTTTGGAGTTGGAAGTATTAGATTAACAGATGCAAAGGGAGGAAACATTTCTCACTAGTTTCTTCCTCTGACACTAATGGTAACATATTTAATGGGGTTTTCTGTTCCATGGTGTATTCATCTTCTATAAAACGGATGCTGaatgcaaaatgttttgaaacaaTCAGTGTTATCTGCAATTAGAGTCAATGAGTCTGCACTGAATGAGCAAATGATCTGGTGTGCTGGGAAGCTATAATATGATACGTAATATATGCTTACAGCATGTATTACAGCATGTATAGAGCAGCTTATGCTGCACCATAAGCTGTGCCAGTGCAGTGTCTGTAATGTCTCAGTTAGAGAAGCATGGAAAGACCCTGAGGTGAACAAACTagaaaatttcagaattaaaatccCAGCGTGTGTTCTAGTTTACGTGGGGTATTACATTATATGAGTATTTCCTTTCTTACttgcttcctccttttcttccaaataGCAAAGCCAGCCCAAGTCTGCTAGTGAGAAGTCTCAGCGCAGTAAAAAAGCCAAGGAGTTGAAGCCGAAAGTCAAGAAGCTTAAGTATCATCAGTATATTCCCCCGGACCAAAAGCAGGACAAGGGAGCTCCTCCCATGGATTCATCCTATGCCAAAATactgcagcaacagcagctcttTCTCCAGCTTCAGATCCtcaaccagcagcagcagcactacAACTATCAGACcatcctgccagccccacctaAGTACGGGTCCGCAGTGACAGGTCCCTTAGCAAGCACTTAGCAGCACTCTTACCAGAGACCTGGTGttctgggtgtcaggggtggCCGCTGGCTGTGACAGTGTGACACACTCAGCCTTGTAGGTTCCAGAGGGCCTCAAAAAGAGCTGGTGTGAGATGAATCaaacagaagcagctgaagggaGTCGGTTGGCACAGCAAGGGGCATGGATGCAGTCGAGAGCATTGGTGTGCTTCAGAGTCTGGGCAGCACTAGTGACCCAGTTGTTTCTGAACGTGTATGTTTGTGGACATTGAGGGCCTCTGGTGTCTTTCTACTGTAGTTTTGatgtctgtgttttttcttttcctgcaggcctccaggagagcagcagagtggTGCCAGTGCCCCTGCTGTACGCAATCTCTCTGCCACAGTCAGCAGCACACCTTCAGTATCTTCTGGTTCTAGTGGGCTGATGAGACAAAACAGTAACACTGCGGTGGGCAAGCCTGGCCCTCTACCTGCCAACCTGGATGAGATGAAGGTAAATGTCCTGTGAAGCTGAACAGACCCTTTCTGCCATTGTCAGCGGGCAGTACTGAAGGATGTTGCTGCTGATATCTAACTGATAGTTGTTCAGTTAGAGGTTCTTTTAATGTTGccctctttttcccccccttatCAGGTAGCAGAGCTGAAGCAGGAGCTCAAGTTGAGGGCCTTGCCTGTCTCGGGCACAAAGACGGACCTGATTGAGCGTCTCCGAGCTTACCAAGAGCAGAACGGTGCAGCTGGCCAAACAACCCCCACTCccaagcccagcacagcagccgTCCTCCCTAAAGCTGCTGAAGTGGTGGTGGCCTTCCCAactgccaggctgagcacagggccagccctggtcaccactggcattgcaccagcAGAAGTAGTTGTGGCCACAGTTACTGGTGGCAGCGTGATGAAGTTTGGGAGCACAGGCTCAACTCCTCCTGTTTCTCCAACTCCTTCTGAGCGCTCGCAAATGAGTACAGGGGATGAAAACTCGGGCACTGGAGATACCTTTGGAGAGATGGTGACTTCACCTTTGACTCAGCTTACCTTGCAGACATCTCCAGTGCAGTTCTTGGTGAAGGAAGAAAGCTCCAAGTCTGCTTCTTGCAGCATAAATGTGGCACCCAAGTCAGAGTGGTGTGGTGGTAACAGCAGAGATGCAGAAGTCAGGGACAAAGACcagatgctgcaggagaaggacaaGCAGATTGAGGAACTCACCCGCATGctgaaacagaagcagcagctggtggagaTGCTtaggctgcagctggagcaggagaagcgCTCCCAGCAgtcacagccagccccagcagtcaCAGGAGAAGGAACAGCCCTTGCCTCCAAACCAGGAGCGTTTGGCACCCAGGTCAAGAGTGAAAATGGTTTCCTGAGTTGCCAGTGTGCGAAGCAATCTAGTGGCCAAACAGACCAATTCAGCCCTGCACCAACCACTAGCCAAATGGACACTTCAAATCCAAGCCCAGTGCCAAAGAAAGCTGTGATGGtgaagcaggaggaggcagagccgCCGTGCCAGTCCCACAGCCCGCGGCTTATCCTTGGCCAGCAAGGGAGCACCCTCATCAAGGGCACCCCTCCCCCCACCCTCATCACTGACTCCACAGGGACCCACATTGTCCTCACCGTGACCAAGCAGAGCACCGAGAGGCCGGGCCTCTCTCCCCACGGgatggcagggagcagctgctcaccCCTGCAGGTAGGCAAGGGTCGGATCCCATCACTGCTGCGGGCGGTTGGGTTCCTCCTTGTCCCACTCAGGTTACCATAGGATGGCCTCACGGGGTGGAAATTCAGTCCAGTAAGTACTGAAAGGGCTGAGTTGCTCACTGCAGTGGTTGGTAGGTCATGGCTTTGTAAAACAGAGCAGTGTAAGCAGAACTTTGGCAAAAAGACTGGAATTTGACAATGATGAGCTGTGTACAGCAATGCACAATTGGCTCTGTGCATCACAGGCTGTTCAGCATTCTTCCAAACACATGGTTCTGCCTTTTGTCAGGCTGGACCTTGGGCTTGGACTACAAAGTTTTGTTGCCACAGTTCACTGGTTTTTAACAACTTATGCTTGTGGTAGTAAAATGAGCAGAGTGTATTTCACGTCTTGTCCTTAACTGTAGAGCTCGTAGTTGGAGTGATAGATGGGTCATCTTATCTACCAAGAGGTGAAATCAGACCCTGGGAGCAGACTGTTTGCTTTTTGGCTGCTCTTTGTTTTAATGCATGTCAGTATTCCTGTGTTAACAGAGTCTTTCATCAGAGATGATTTACGAATCCCCTGCTGGCATGAGCTCAGCACTTAACAGAAGTGTTCCGAGTGTTCCTTCCAGTAAGGGATAAATATGCCCAACTTTGATGGCATAAGTCAAACCTCAGCACCTTCCATGACATCAAAGATAATTTTCATTCTCTGCTGATACATTTCTTGCACTTTCTGCAGAGCAAGTGGCAGTGTCTGCCATTAGTGACAGGCACTGAGcaggctgtgtttgctgcatAGCAGGTGAGATGTCAGCAGCAGCGTGTCTCACCTGAgctccactgctgctctgcaagggCACAGCTCCTGTCAGGTCTGGCAGTCCTTGAGGTGTGTCATCCATAGCCCAGGGATTTAGGCTAATACTGCCTCCTCTCAGGACTCTCAATCGCATCTGGTCTGATTTCTCTGctcagggaaagagaaagatggAATTTCATAAAGAATaaagagtggggaaaaaacaaattataaatCCTGTAAGAAGCCTAAGCCCTGTGTCAGGGTCATGTCTGGGGAATAACCTGGATacccttttctttccagagcgTACAATCATCACCCGCTAAAACTTCCAGCCAGCTGCCGTGTCAGGTACCTGCAaacagccctcagcagcagcagcagcagcagcagcagcagcagcagcagcagcagcagcagcagcccagaggacCAAACCAATCTAAGGTAGCTCACTGCCTGCTCACTTTTCTCCCTTGGTTTTCTTTGCCTGCTGCCAGTGTTTGTACCCACAGGCAGTGGGTGCAAATGTACCACATTCCAGTGGGTGTTGTCTGTGGAATAAAAACGAGGGGTTGGAGTAGGCAGCCTTGATTCACAGGGGTGTTCCAGATTCTTGAAGGACTGCTGCTGAACAGAAGAGGTGGCTGCTGCATGGAGAGAGGGTGGTGTAGAtggtgtggctgctgctgaaggggcATATGAGCTCAGAGGGTAAGAGTAAAAGGGCTGTGACCTTTTAGTCCCTGGTACTGCTGAGCATGCTGTCATTTCCATTCCCCTGC
Coding sequences within:
- the MRTFA gene encoding myocardin-related transcription factor A, which translates into the protein MAGTPTCPHSVKGRMNPPSGPGISSNMLDKAKTLQPAYVGIVPLAETVSKQGKSCSSAYQDSYHSLREVLQLKLQQRRTREELVSQGIMPPLKSPAAFHEQRKSLERARTEDYLKRKIRSRPERSELVRMHILEETSAEPSLQAKQLKLKRARLADDLNEKIAQRPGPMELVEKNILPVESSLKEAIIVGQVNYPKVADNSSFDEDSSDALSPEQPASHESQGSVPSPMDSRICEPLPSTTGTSLAQGSSQLQISADSSETLFLPEQPPPPLPPPPLLPPSLTNGVALTAAKPPPTLIKQSQPKSASEKSQRSKKAKELKPKVKKLKYHQYIPPDQKQDKGAPPMDSSYAKILQQQQLFLQLQILNQQQQHYNYQTILPAPPKPPGEQQSGASAPAVRNLSATVSSTPSVSSGSSGLMRQNSNTAVGKPGPLPANLDEMKVAELKQELKLRALPVSGTKTDLIERLRAYQEQNGAAGQTTPTPKPSTAAVLPKAAEVVVAFPTARLSTGPALVTTGIAPAEVVVATVTGGSVMKFGSTGSTPPVSPTPSERSQMSTGDENSGTGDTFGEMVTSPLTQLTLQTSPVQFLVKEESSKSASCSINVAPKSEWCGGNSRDAEVRDKDQMLQEKDKQIEELTRMLKQKQQLVEMLRLQLEQEKRSQQSQPAPAVTGEGTALASKPGAFGTQVKSENGFLSCQCAKQSSGQTDQFSPAPTTSQMDTSNPSPVPKKAVMVKQEEAEPPCQSHSPRLILGQQGSTLIKGTPPPTLITDSTGTHIVLTVTKQSTERPGLSPHGMAGSSCSPLQSVQSSPAKTSSQLPCQVPANSPQQQQQQQQQQQQQQQQQQPRGPNQSKSSSQPGSPAAPSPSQMDLEQQQHTPLFGTPPPPLPVPSVPMKEPPPGYEEAMKQQPKAQENGCSSQQMDDLFDILIESGEISADFKDQSSPAGKEPPVAPACSPPPSSNHSSELAVPVSLGQPVLVGRLEDFLESSTGLPLLTAGHDGPEPLSLIDDLHSEMLSSSAILDHPPSPMDTSELHFAHEPSGGIALDLAEANLDSMDWLELPGGSVMSLAPLSTTAPSLFSTDFLDGHDLQLHWDSCL